From the genome of Elusimicrobiota bacterium:
CATCCCAGCATCAGTTAGTTCGTTGCCTTATTAACTGTGGGATTTGGTGTTGGACTGGTCGCTACCCTTTATCCAGTTCGGACTTCCACCGACAAGAATTCAAGGAACTTTCTTGGCACACTCATATATATCTCCTGTAACCAACTTTTTTAAGTTTTACATCTTTTTTCAAGACATTTTTTTCAAGGTCTTTTTTGTATTGATTAAGTTTTTTCTTAAGGTGCGTATTGTTTAATGATAATATTTCACAGGCAAGAATCGCAGCATTTGCAGAGCCATTTATTGAAACAGTAGCGACTGGAACACCTTTTGGCATCTGGACGATTGAATAAAGCGAATCAACACCTGAAAGTGTTTCCGTTTTTATAGGAATACCAATCACTGGTATCGTTGTTAACGATGCGACAGATGCGGGAAGATGCGCCGCACCTCCTGCACCTGCGATAACAACTTGAATCCCATTTTTTGTAAGATTTTTGGCATATAAATTTGTTTTTTCAGGCGCTCTATGTGCAGAGATAACTGTCATCTCAAAAGGTATCTTAAAAAACTCAAGCATTTCTGCACAACTTTTCATCACAGGCAAATCAGAATCGCTTCCCATTACGACACTTACAATCGGTTTTTTCATAAAACTCCTTTTGAACCAATATCCCGACGGTAATGCATATTTTCAAATTTTATTTTTTTAACATCCTTGTATGCTTTAGATATTGCCACTTCCAATGTTTTACCAATCGCACACACATTCAAAACTCTGCCCCCGGTTGTGAAAAACTTGTTGTTTTCAATTCTTGTTCCAGCATGAAAAACAAGCACATTTTTAATTTTTTTTATACCGTGAATTTCTTTATTTATCTCATATTTGCCGGGATAACCACCTGATGCTAAAACAACAGACACGCAGTATTTATCATACCATTCAATTTTACATTTTGCAAGTGGACCATCAACAGTTGCTAAAAACAAATCTAATAAATCACTCTTCATCAACGGCAGTATCGTCTGGGTTTCAGGGTCGCCGAAACGAACATTGAATTCAAGTACTTTCGGGCCGGCAGATGTCATCATTATTCCAGCATAGATTATGCCACTGAATTGAAGGTTTTCTTTTTTGATTCCTTCTATAAAATTTTCAAATATTTTTTTTGTATCTTTTTCAGTAATGATTTTTACAGGTGAATATGCACCCATACCACCAGTATTTTCGCCGTTATCACCGTCGGCAACTCTTTTATGGTCTTGTGATGGAATTAGCGGTAAAACTGTTTTACCATCACAAAATGCGATAAGCGATGTTTCTTGTCCTATAAGTTTTTCTTCAATAACAACTTTTTCACCTGCAGTACCGAATATTTTATCAACCATTATTTTTTTGATTGTATTTTCTGTTTCTTCTTTTGAATTGCAGACAAAAACACCTTTCCCAGCACAGAGGCCATCTGCTTTAACGACAACCGATTGGAGATTGGAGGTTGGAGATTGAAGATATCTTAAAGCATCATCATGCTTTTCAAAGATATTAAAAGATGCTGTTGGGATATTATACTTTTTCATAAACTGTTTTGCAAAAATCTTGCTTGACTCAAGTTGTGCTGATTTTTTATTACAGCCAAAAATTTTTAATTTTCTTTCTGTAAAATAATCAACAATACCTTCTGAAAGTGGCAGTTCAGGTCCTACAACAGTTAAATCAATTTTATTTTTAATTATAAACTCGGAAATACTGACGAAATCCAAAATATCAATTTTTTCGCATTTGGCAATTTGAGAAATACCGCCGTTACCGGGAATACAAAAAATTTTATTTACATTTTTTGATTGTTTTAATTTCCAGATAATTGCGTGTTCTCTGCCACCGGACCCAATCACAAGAATTCTCATTTTATTGGATAATCTCCTGTGAAACAGGCGAGACAGAAATCGTCTTTTTTTAATCCTGTTGCTTTTATCAAGCCGTCAATAGAAAGATAATATAGTGTATCGTCATCAAAAAATTTTTTTATCTCATCCACAGATTTTTTTGCAGCAATAAGTTCAGATTTTTTGGGGGTATCAATACCATAAAAACAAGGATATTTAATTGGTGGCGAACTTATTCGGTGATGTATTTTTTTTACACCTGTTTTTCTTAGTAGTTTGATAAGTTTCTTAGATGTTGTGCCTCTAACGATTGAATCATCAACCAGCACGATATTTTTCTGATACAGTGTTTCACTTACAGGATTGTATTTTATTTTTACTCCAAAATTTCTGATTTCCTGTCGTGGCTCTATGAATGTCCTGCCTACATAATGATTCCTGATAAAACCAATTTCGTATTGTATCTTTGACTGTTCAGAGAACCCAACGGCAGCAGCATTTGCTGAATCAGGAACCGAGATTACAATATCAGCATCAGTTTTTGATTCTTTTGATAGTTGTCTTCCAAGATTTTTTCTAACATTATAAACTGATTTTCCAAAAACTTTTGAATCAGGTCTTGAGAAATAGATAAACTCAAATATACAGAATGCATTTCTTCTGGTTTTGCAGAACTGGACTGACTCAATTTTGCCGTCAGAAATAGATACTATTTCACCTGGTTTTACATCTCTTATATATTTTGCACCAATGAGGTCAAACGCACAACTTTCTGACGATACAATATATGAATTTTTTAATTTGCCAATACACAGCGGTCTGAATCCCAAAGGGTCTCTGACAGCGATAAGTTTTTTATTCAACAGAAAAAGTAACGAATAGGCACCTTTAATTTGTGATATGGCATCAATTATTTTTTGTTCAAGCCCAATCTTTTTTGATCTTGCAATAAGATGAAGAAACACTTCACTATCTGATGATGTCTGAAAAATAGAACCGTCTCTCTCCAGTTTTTCTTTTAACGATTTAGCATTACAAAGGTTCCCATTGTGTGCAATTGCGAGGTTGCCGTTTGAATAATTTATTGCAAACGGCTGCGCATTTGTTAAATTAGACAAACCAAATGTTGAGTATCTCACATGCCCGATTGCACAAGAACCTTTAAGTTTGTTTAACTCATCTTTTGTAAAAACATCAGCAACTAATCCGGTAGCGATTTTACTAAAAAATCTTTTACCAT
Proteins encoded in this window:
- the purF gene encoding amidophosphoribosyltransferase, with the protein product MCGIFGVYNHSESAKLTYLGLYALQHRGQESAGIISSDGKRFFSKIATGLVADVFTKDELNKLKGSCAIGHVRYSTFGLSNLTNAQPFAINYSNGNLAIAHNGNLCNAKSLKEKLERDGSIFQTSSDSEVFLHLIARSKKIGLEQKIIDAISQIKGAYSLLFLLNKKLIAVRDPLGFRPLCIGKLKNSYIVSSESCAFDLIGAKYIRDVKPGEIVSISDGKIESVQFCKTRRNAFCIFEFIYFSRPDSKVFGKSVYNVRKNLGRQLSKESKTDADIVISVPDSANAAAVGFSEQSKIQYEIGFIRNHYVGRTFIEPRQEIRNFGVKIKYNPVSETLYQKNIVLVDDSIVRGTTSKKLIKLLRKTGVKKIHHRISSPPIKYPCFYGIDTPKKSELIAAKKSVDEIKKFFDDDTLYYLSIDGLIKATGLKKDDFCLACFTGDYPIK
- the purE gene encoding 5-(carboxyamino)imidazole ribonucleotide mutase, producing the protein MKKPIVSVVMGSDSDLPVMKSCAEMLEFFKIPFEMTVISAHRAPEKTNLYAKNLTKNGIQVVIAGAGGAAHLPASVASLTTIPVIGIPIKTETLSGVDSLYSIVQMPKGVPVATVSINGSANAAILACEILSLNNTHLKKKLNQYKKDLEKNVLKKDVKLKKVGYRRYI
- the purD gene encoding phosphoribosylamine--glycine ligase — translated: MRILVIGSGGREHAIIWKLKQSKNVNKIFCIPGNGGISQIAKCEKIDILDFVSISEFIIKNKIDLTVVGPELPLSEGIVDYFTERKLKIFGCNKKSAQLESSKIFAKQFMKKYNIPTASFNIFEKHDDALRYLQSPTSNLQSVVVKADGLCAGKGVFVCNSKEETENTIKKIMVDKIFGTAGEKVVIEEKLIGQETSLIAFCDGKTVLPLIPSQDHKRVADGDNGENTGGMGAYSPVKIITEKDTKKIFENFIEGIKKENLQFSGIIYAGIMMTSAGPKVLEFNVRFGDPETQTILPLMKSDLLDLFLATVDGPLAKCKIEWYDKYCVSVVLASGGYPGKYEINKEIHGIKKIKNVLVFHAGTRIENNKFFTTGGRVLNVCAIGKTLEVAISKAYKDVKKIKFENMHYRRDIGSKGVL